A genome region from Natranaeroarchaeum sulfidigenes includes the following:
- a CDS encoding 3-isopropylmalate dehydratase small subunit: MSGENHITEVSGTGVPIPGDDIDTDQILPARFMKEVTFDNMADYLFYDARRDDDGEFNDHPLNEFEGANIAVVNKNFGCGSSREHAPQAMMRWGVDGVVGETFAEIFADNCKSLGIPAATADKETVTALQEWIREHPDGDVEIDVEDETVTYGETTVDVDIDSSMQEALVDGIWDTTALMYSNMSKVEATVDGLPYVESDE; encoded by the coding sequence GAGGTTTCGGGCACCGGCGTCCCGATCCCCGGCGACGACATCGACACCGATCAGATCCTGCCCGCGCGGTTCATGAAAGAGGTGACCTTCGACAACATGGCCGATTACCTCTTTTACGACGCGCGGCGGGACGACGACGGCGAGTTCAACGACCACCCGCTCAACGAGTTCGAGGGGGCCAACATCGCGGTCGTCAACAAGAACTTCGGCTGTGGCTCCTCCCGCGAGCACGCCCCCCAGGCCATGATGCGCTGGGGCGTCGACGGCGTCGTCGGCGAGACGTTCGCGGAGATCTTCGCGGACAACTGCAAGTCCCTTGGCATCCCCGCCGCGACGGCGGACAAAGAGACCGTGACCGCGCTCCAGGAGTGGATCCGCGAGCACCCGGACGGCGACGTCGAGATCGACGTCGAGGACGAGACCGTCACCTACGGCGAGACCACTGTGGATGTCGATATTGACAGCTCGATGCAAGAAGCGCTCGTCGACGGGATCTGGGACACGACCGCGCTGATGTACTCGAACATGAGCAAGGTCGAGGCGACCGTTGACGGGCTTCCCTACGTCGAATCGGACGAGTGA